A single region of the bacterium genome encodes:
- the floA gene encoding flotillin-like protein FloA (flotillin-like protein involved in membrane lipid rafts), whose protein sequence is MEGFFQLLIPITIVAFIILFFRFIPVGLWISAVAAGVYVSIVNLVGMKLRGVPPSVVIRAKIMAEKAGLLVVIDKLEAHYLAGGNVFKVVSALIAAQKAGINLVFERATAIDLAGREVLEAVKMSVNPKVIDCPKEGMISAVAMNGIQLKVKARVTVRANIERLVGGAGEETVIARVGEGIISTIGSAQDHKKVLENPDTISKTVLAKGLDAGTAFEILSIDIADVDVGENIGAKLQSDQAEADKRIAQANAESKRAMAVALEQEMKAKVQEMKAKLVEAEAKIPLAMAAALQEGRLGVMDYYNLTNIKADTTMREAIAKPEICKDERDES, encoded by the coding sequence ATGGAAGGATTTTTTCAGCTTCTTATTCCCATTACCATAGTAGCTTTTATTATCTTATTCTTTAGGTTTATTCCCGTTGGTCTTTGGATTTCGGCTGTAGCGGCTGGGGTTTATGTAAGTATAGTTAATTTAGTAGGTATGAAACTAAGGGGTGTTCCCCCTTCGGTGGTGATTAGAGCTAAGATTATGGCTGAGAAAGCAGGGTTACTAGTAGTCATTGATAAATTAGAAGCCCATTACTTAGCCGGAGGCAATGTCTTTAAGGTAGTAAGTGCTTTAATTGCGGCTCAAAAAGCAGGGATAAATTTAGTCTTTGAAAGAGCAACAGCTATTGATTTAGCAGGTCGGGAAGTTTTAGAAGCTGTTAAGATGAGTGTTAATCCCAAGGTAATTGATTGCCCTAAAGAAGGAATGATCTCAGCCGTAGCTATGAATGGTATTCAACTTAAAGTAAAAGCTCGGGTTACAGTGAGGGCTAACATTGAACGATTAGTAGGTGGCGCGGGTGAAGAAACCGTTATTGCTCGAGTAGGTGAAGGTATTATCTCTACTATTGGTTCTGCCCAAGACCATAAAAAAGTATTGGAAAACCCAGATACCATTTCTAAGACCGTCTTAGCTAAAGGATTAGACGCCGGGACAGCTTTTGAAATCTTATCTATTGATATTGCCGATGTAGATGTAGGTGAAAATATTGGGGCAAAATTACAATCAGATCAAGCTGAAGCAGATAAGAGAATTGCTCAAGCTAATGCAGAAAGTAAACGAGCTATGGCCGTGGCTTTAGAACAAGAGATGAAGGCTAAGGTTCAAGAGATGAAAGCTAAATTAGTCGAAGCAGAAGCAAAGATTCCTTTAGCAATGGCCGCGGCTTTGCAAGAAGGAAGATTAGGTGTCATGGACTATTATAATTTAACTAATATTAAGGCTGACACCACGATGCGCGAAGCGATTGCTAAACCTGAAATTTGCAAAGACGAAAGAGATGAAAGCTAA
- a CDS encoding methyltransferase domain-containing protein has translation MKAIDLINLSRSYWESKVLFVAANLKVFTLLDQEKKKANEVAASLNLNPLAIVRFLEALVSLKLLKKEGGYYKNTKTSSLYLVEGKDTYLGHAFHHSENLWEYWEALGNSVKHGKPVAFKLTKKTSYPHRLKDYLYAMDDLSSILAQEVGSYLKISNYKEMLDLGGGVGSYALSFAKMNPDLKVTIFELRDTLKHAKKFIQRAKLKSQVKAIAGNCLEESLGKDQYDLIFISNLVHIYDFPSNQKIIDKAYQALIEDGKIAIHGFALNNHQTTPKEATLFDLNMLIGTISGQVYPQDEIKRWLKEVGFKQTRSYGTALKTKVITAIK, from the coding sequence ATGAAAGCCATTGATCTTATTAATTTATCTCGCTCTTACTGGGAATCTAAAGTCTTATTCGTCGCGGCTAATCTTAAGGTATTTACTCTCTTAGATCAAGAAAAGAAGAAAGCTAATGAAGTAGCTGCTTCTTTAAATTTAAATCCTTTAGCCATCGTCAGATTTTTAGAGGCCTTAGTTTCATTGAAGTTACTTAAGAAAGAAGGGGGTTATTATAAGAATACTAAGACTTCAAGCCTCTACTTAGTTGAAGGTAAAGATACTTATTTAGGGCATGCCTTCCATCACAGTGAGAATCTTTGGGAATATTGGGAAGCTCTTGGTAACTCGGTAAAACATGGAAAGCCAGTAGCTTTCAAGCTAACTAAAAAGACCTCATATCCTCATCGTCTCAAAGATTATCTCTATGCGATGGATGATTTAAGCTCTATTTTGGCCCAGGAAGTAGGTAGTTATCTTAAGATTTCTAACTATAAAGAGATGTTAGACTTAGGGGGAGGGGTAGGGTCATATGCTCTTAGCTTTGCTAAGATGAACCCTGATCTAAAGGTGACTATCTTTGAATTAAGAGACACCCTTAAGCATGCCAAGAAATTTATTCAAAGAGCTAAATTAAAGAGTCAAGTTAAGGCTATCGCTGGAAATTGCCTAGAAGAGTCATTAGGAAAAGATCAGTATGACCTTATTTTTATCTCTAATTTAGTCCATATCTATGATTTTCCCAGCAATCAAAAGATTATAGATAAAGCTTATCAAGCTTTAATTGAAGATGGAAAGATAGCTATCCATGGTTTTGCCTTAAATAATCACCAAACCACGCCGAAAGAAGCTACTTTATTTGACCTTAATATGCTGATAGGAACTATTTCAGGCCAAGTTTATCCTCAAGATGAGATTAAAAGGTGGCTTAAAGAGGTGGGTTTCAAACAAACAAGGTCTTATGGGACAGCTTTAAAGACTAAAGTTATTACTGCCATAAAGTAA